GCAGAGGACTTGGATAGCCAGGTTAAAAACCTGGTGGAAAAATTTGATATTCAAGGCCTGGCTAATAAGCTTTTCAGCCAAGAAATAGAGATGTGCGGAGGCGGACCGGCATTAGCAGCTATGATTGCCGCCCGAAACCTGGGAGCGACACAGGCTAAGGTCACCAGTTACCAGAACTCAGGGGATGTAACCGGGGATACGCAGGCAGTAGTGGGTTATCTTTCCGCTGTATTTTATTGATAATTATACAGGAGTAATTTATGGAAATTTTAAACTTAAGTTCAAGCCAGAAAGAATTGTTGCTGGACATTGCCAGCCAATCAATAGAGGCTGCAGTCCAGGGACAAGAGCCTTCATTTTCTCCAGTTGAAGACCAAGCTTTAAACCGGTATTACGGGGCTTTTGTAACCATCCACAAACAGGGAAGCTTAAGAGGCTGCATAGGGAACCTTACCGGCAGCTCACCCTTGTGGAAAACGGTGAGCAGAATGGCGGTAGAGGCAGCTTTCCATGATCCCCGTTTTCCCGCCCTTACCGCAGCAGAGTTAGGCGATATTGATATCGAAATATCGGTACTGTCGCCTTTGGAGGAAATTACCGACATATCCCTTATCCAGGTAGGAAAACACGGGATACTTATAAAAAAAGGGCCTTATCAAGGGCTGCTGCTTCCCCAGGTAGCCACCGAATATGGATGGAGCCGCAAGCAGTTTCTGGAACAAACCTGCCAAAAGGCTGGGCTTGCCCCAGACTGTTATCAGGCCCCAGGATGCCAAATATTCATATTTAGCGCTAATGTGTTCAGCTATGGCCATCTAGGAAGTTAAGATTTTATGAACATCCTGGTTAAGCCTGCAGGCAATTATGCCCACCAGGCCAGGACCGGTATGGGCTCCTATAACTGGAGTGCACTGGCTAATGGTAGCCAGGGTACAGTTTAATCTTGATATCAATATATTTTTAATAATTTCTGCTTCCTGCCCTGACAGGGAATGAATCAGTGATATTGACACCCACTGCTCATGCTCAAAATTCCTTATTACCTTGCTGGTTATTGCTTTAAGAGAGCCTTTCCTGGTAATTGCCAAACCGGTCATAGCTACCTTGCCCTGTTTTATTCCCAATAGCGGTTTTAAGTGAAGCCAGGAAGAAATATGGCTGGCTGCAGCCGGAACCCTGCCGCTTATACTTAAGAATTTTAAAGTATCCAGGGTACCATAAAGATTAATATTGGCTTTAATATAGTTTAGGAAAGCCAGGGTTTTATCTAAAGTATACCCCTGCAAGGAAGCCTTGGCGGCAATCATGGCCATCAACCCGCAGCCCATAGTGGCAGCCATGGAATCATAAATCGTGATCCTGGAAGCTGCCTGCAGCAGTTTCCTGGCGGTATGGGCAGAATTTATTAAAGCAGAAAGCCTGGAGCTAATATGTATGGACAATACATGGGGGTAATGGTTAAGAAGCTGCTGATAAACCTGGTAGAAATCCCGGGGAGAAGGAGCAGAGGACCTGAATATGGATCCCTTGTCCCTCTGCATCCTGTAAATTTGTTCTGAATTTATATCTATCCCGTCCCGGTATTCCTGCCAGCCTTGGCCTACATAGAAAGGGATAACAGCTATCCTATATTTTTCCCTGAATTCTATAGGAATATCTGAAGCGCTGTCGGTTACTACCGCAAAAGATGAATGTTGGGGACTATTGCTGTTTTTTTCACCCATATCAAGTCCTTGGCCAGGTTAGTTATTGACAGTTTGAGTGTCCTCAAACTTACCATATCCCCATAGTGCCGCTTATTTTATGCTGCCTTCAAATATTGAAGCAAGCAGTTCCTGTCTTTCCTCGGCAGTAGTAAGCCGGGGCTGGCTGTAATCTTCCAGCATGGTAGTAATAAGTTCTGTGCCTATATGCCTGTTTTCATAAAATACATGCCTGGCTATAATGCCCTGCCTCATGCCCAGGCTCCTCATCTGGTCAAAGAAAATATTGCCCAGCCCGTAATTTATAAAGCCCTCCGGCTTAAACTCTACTCCCATGGGATGATGGGACTGGCTTCCGCTTACGATGCTGGCCCCGGCATCTACCATACGGCCAAAATCTATTACTTGCTGTTCGGTAGGGTAATAATTATATGTTTCTACATATTGAAAAGTGAATATCACATTATAGCCCTGGCTTTTAAGATCAGCCGTTATGGCCTCCAAATCCTCCAGGTTAGGCGGAGTGGAGCCAGGCGAATCTTCAGTAGCCCAATCATAAGCAGGACCCCAATAATTACATCCTAAAAAGGCGATCTTGTTGCCCCCTATTTCAAATAAAGCAGGCTGGTAGGAATCTTCCAGGTCTCTTCCTCCGCCGAAATAAGGCAAACCTGCTTCATCGTAAATGTCCAGGGTGTATTCCATCCACTGGGGACCGTAATCATTCATATGGTTTCCAGTAAGCTCTACCACATCGGTTCCCACATGCTGAAGCAGTTCAAAATATTCGGGCTTGCTGCAAAAAACCAAGGCGCTGTCCCTGGCTCCTGTACAGCCTTCTACAAAAGGTATCTCATTGCTGATATGAGTTATATCAGCTGCCAGCAGGGTATCTGTTATCTGTTCTGCAGGATAAAGAATCCCATTTTGCTCCATACGGTTGGCGGTACCCCTTACCAGGGCGGTAACCCCGGTCATGTTTATGGTAAGCATTTTGTCTGTATCCCGGTTACTGAGCTGGTAGCCATCCAGTATTTCAGCCAAGGGAAGCAAGAATTGCTCTTCCCCTTCCAATTTCAGGCCCAGCTGCAGGGGATAATTATCCATGGGAGCATCTTTAGCCAGTACTGATATGCCGTCCAGGTAAAGCACTTTGTATTCCTTCTTTATTTCATCGAAAGGAACTATGGAAAAATTACCCCCTTCGGCCAAGGC
The Actinomycetota bacterium DNA segment above includes these coding regions:
- the amrA gene encoding AmmeMemoRadiSam system protein A; amino-acid sequence: MEILNLSSSQKELLLDIASQSIEAAVQGQEPSFSPVEDQALNRYYGAFVTIHKQGSLRGCIGNLTGSSPLWKTVSRMAVEAAFHDPRFPALTAAELGDIDIEISVLSPLEEITDISLIQVGKHGILIKKGPYQGLLLPQVATEYGWSRKQFLEQTCQKAGLAPDCYQAPGCQIFIFSANVFSYGHLGS
- a CDS encoding DegV family protein → MGEKNSNSPQHSSFAVVTDSASDIPIEFREKYRIAVIPFYVGQGWQEYRDGIDINSEQIYRMQRDKGSIFRSSAPSPRDFYQVYQQLLNHYPHVLSIHISSRLSALINSAHTARKLLQAASRITIYDSMAATMGCGLMAMIAAKASLQGYTLDKTLAFLNYIKANINLYGTLDTLKFLSISGRVPAAASHISSWLHLKPLLGIKQGKVAMTGLAITRKGSLKAITSKVIRNFEHEQWVSISLIHSLSGQEAEIIKNILISRLNCTLATISQCTPVIGAHTGPGLVGIIACRLNQDVHKILTS
- a CDS encoding CapA family protein, translating into MKRLKLAICVILPLILVIAFSGCQATEPETAQPVSQGEATVEEKPEEQAEPEQAEPPEPVSVAIDSSIPASLGAVITQAAKETFPHSEISDDAQAADISIGLELQDGLESISLVFAPVTGFFNLTDEISFDQLKDFWDKGTSLEMELVITDSNLSLLEAVLGPIQAGQVRVVNEDELAAALAEGGNFSIVPFDEIKKEYKVLYLDGISVLAKDAPMDNYPLQLGLKLEGEEQFLLPLAEILDGYQLSNRDTDKMLTINMTGVTALVRGTANRMEQNGILYPAEQITDTLLAADITHISNEIPFVEGCTGARDSALVFCSKPEYFELLQHVGTDVVELTGNHMNDYGPQWMEYTLDIYDEAGLPYFGGGRDLEDSYQPALFEIGGNKIAFLGCNYWGPAYDWATEDSPGSTPPNLEDLEAITADLKSQGYNVIFTFQYVETYNYYPTEQQVIDFGRMVDAGASIVSGSQSHHPMGVEFKPEGFINYGLGNIFFDQMRSLGMRQGIIARHVFYENRHIGTELITTMLEDYSQPRLTTAEERQELLASIFEGSIK